In a single window of the Debaryomyces hansenii CBS767 chromosome A complete sequence genome:
- a CDS encoding DEHA2A14256p (weakly similar to uniprot|Q12361 Saccharomyces cerevisiae YDL035C GPR1 Plasma membrane G-protein coupled receptor): MPTDKSWYDVVHQSSDLIVRTTYNIMADLERYTPGEAYTTRLLAIISSTMSIFAGIIGIYFLLAIDYKKRVFRHQLIFFLILYDCIKALFLLLYPARVVAKASVYYDLNFCKVVGFFTALSIEGSDIAILSFAIHIALLVFKPNQTVKRGMSYEGGLFRYRYYVYAISILLPILLASLAFINGMGYEPLTNWCYMPTRPLWYRLVLSWIPRYLIIISIFVIYGCVYHHVTRQYSNVRNTMVGTEEADHQNTSIWKKFSKALGFVLFLNVILSDSSKGDGNSDTPINEEQQADDQSRETPINNNHNLMPGNLNDDALQQFRKRQTQVERQMKTIFIYPVSYIILWIFPLIVHALDFKYGLSRKPIVWLNSISAFMQPLNCTVDTIVFLIRERPWKIITSEVDISPTENYTYPRWRHFISFLPLFSLPKSYIIQQSELKDPPDFALNNSFSDSNFPDYSKILSDTHNTNINTTQSTPSQLNINKHAYSMSPNTYSQDDNLEKGHSLEHNSSDQESPDEMDFTEFLKMGPIS, translated from the coding sequence ATGCCTACAGATAAGAGCTGGTATGACGTGGTGCACCAGCTGTCCGACCTTATCGTAAGGACAACTTACAATATCATGGCAGACCTTGAACGTTATACTCCAGGAGAAGCTTACACGACAAGGTTATTAGctattatttcttcaacgaTGTCGATTTTTGCAGGTATAATTGGTATATACTTTCTTTTGGCAATTGATTATAAGAAACGGGTTTTCAGACATCAGttgatttttttcttgataTTATACGACTGTATTAAAGcattatttctattattataccCAGCAAGAGTGGTGGCAAAGGCTTCGGTGTATTATGATCTAAACTTTTGTAAAGTTGTTGGATTTTTCACAGCTTTATCTATTGAAGGATCTGATATTGCAATTTTAAGTTTTGCTATTCACATCGCATTATTGGTTTTCAAACCAAACCAGACAGTCAAACGTGGTATGAGTTATGAAGGGGGATTATTTCGATACAGATATTACGTTTATGCTATATCTATTTTGCTACCTATATTACTTGCATCTCTAGCCTTCATCAATGGCATGGGGTATGAGCCATTAACAAATTGGTGCTACATGCCTACACGTCCACTTTGGTACAGACTTGTATTAAGCTGGATCCCTCGTTACTTAATCATCATCTCAATTTTTGTTATATATGGTTGTGTCTATCATCATGTAACAAGGCAATATAGTAACGTTAGAAACACGATGGTTGGAACTGAAGAAGCAGACCATCAGAATACTTCCATATGGAAAAAGTTTTCTAAAGCCTTGGGATTCGTATTGTTTTTGAATGTCATTCTATCGGACTCTCTGAAAGGGGATGGTAATAGTGATACGCCaataaatgaagaacaaCAAGCTGATGACCAATCGAGGGAAACGCCTATAAACAACAATCATAACTTGATGCCAGGAAACCTTAACGACGATGCATTGCAACAATTTAGAAAGCGCCAAACACAAGTTGAGCGACAAATGAAGacaatatttatttatccAGTGTCCTACATTATTTTATGGATATTTCCATTGATTGTCCACGCGCttgatttcaaatatgGTCTTTCCAGGAAGCCAATAGTATGGCTAAACTCAATTTCTGCGTTTATGCAACCTTTGAATTGTACAGTTGACACTATTGTATTTTTAATAAGAGAAAGGCCCTGGAAGATTATAACAAGTGAAGTTGATATTTCACCAACTGAAAATTATACGTATCCTCGTTGGCGACATTTCATTTCATTTCTACCTTTATTTTCGTTACCCAAATCATATATTATCCAACAGTCAGAACTTAAAGATCCACCAGATTttgcattaaataattctttcagTGATTCCAACTTCCCCGACTACTCGAAAATTCTTTCAGACACACATAATACGAACATCAATACGACTCAATCTACTCCTAGCCAACTTAATATTAACAAGCATGCTTATTCCATGTCACCTAATACGTATTCGCAAGATGACAATTTAGAAAAAGGGCATAGTTTAGAACATAATAGTTCTGATCAAGAATCCCCTGATGAGATGGATTTTACAGAATTTTTAAAGATGGGACCAATACTGTAG
- a CDS encoding DEHA2A14278p (weakly similar to uniprot|P04386 Saccharomyces cerevisiae YPL248C GAL4 DNA-binding transcription factor), giving the protein MSPMSNSCDFCRRRKLKCSRELPKCSSCIKFNKACAYTPRQRPPPLTKAYVQQLQNRIINLENTLGKLVNSNQERDVLLQNQSTSDKNHNDINYQVLQGESDIQESPDSVDTETKDFNAEDFLLYEDFYNVDDLDWYEKDPTSTNDEASPIDSGMDGNTPDSIPYSSNGLIDGMGALSIGHESSFIKSHAFYGISSSNGLLRFLKVSEDNERNDNIIRKNALDTKYYSNLGLLYDQNNSKLLKSENSDILLNDPSFRNDLVNSYFDNYHCCYPFIKKTSFLKEYGFSKSNSAANPNGPSSIKDISFQVLLNTVLAIGALCKFGEPSIIDLLYYKRVKSTLQEINIMECGSYQLLNAFVLLGNYVQKRNKPNTGWNYQGLSLRMAISFGLHKEVNIIENSNNQGSHFLETRERRRRLWWGLFFFDVGLTITFGRPLHLPLLESIDIKYPLNVEDVEIETLREDSNAYTLIKPYPTIYAGLQQEARLSRISYKIYSYITKVSGINVENPKTKMSGLIELNNLIIGFAKSLPQYFKEDDMVVTKCLKEVCPQTWFKINLDGTLSIPKWFDFTRRRIIWRYKNIQILMFRSFIWESGKFFDKYDMESNDYSNLELNGLLDLCMKNCYSAAKDTINSINHYVSNCELDILSSWYATYFIFQAVLIPILLLYKKCPKGIDNDFKLWLDDIEQTRNTLISLQGFNSSAKNLIETVNFLAQPILENLNEINENTNYDNNKIVSEGENGKEGFDFSDLPSATINLFSNVGVDFSHSGIDSNILPMGDEIYDQFMSEEDISNDSQLRGELLSSEEAVINNFLQQELFPNDPIFENSQKHQQSRDSVHFDN; this is encoded by the coding sequence ATGTCACCAATGAGTAATTCTTGCGATTTTTGTCGCCGGAGGAAACTTAAATGTTCAAGGGAGCTACCAAAATGTTCTAGCTGCATCAAGTTTAATAAAGCATGCGCCTATACTCCAAGACAGAGACCACCACCTTTAACGAAAGCGTATGTACAACAATTACAAAACCGAATTATCAATTTAGAAAATACTTTAGGGAAGCTTGTAAACTCAAACCAGGAAAGGGATGTGTTACTTCAGAATCAATCAACCTCTGATAAAAATCACAACGACATAAATTATCAGGTACTTCAGGGAGAGTCAGATATTCAAGAAAGTCCTGATTCAGTTGACACTGAAACAAAAGACTTTAATGCTGAAGATTTTCTATTATATGAAGATTTCTATAACGTGGATGACTTAGACTGGTACGAGAAAGACCCAACATCTACCAATGATGAAGCCCTGCCTATAGATTCAGGTATGGATGGCAATACCCCAGATAGCATACCctattcttcaaatggaCTTATAGACGGAATGGGAGCTTTATCAATTGGCCACGAATCTAGTTTTATAAAGCTGCATGCATTTTATGGAATAAGTTCAAGTAACGGACTTTTGAGATTCTTGAAAGTCTCGGAAGATAACGAACGAAACGATAATATCATTCGCAAGAACGCTCTAGACACCAAATACTATTCAAATTTGGGATTGTTGTACGATCAGAATAATTCGAAACTACTTAAAAGTGAAAATTCAGATATCTTATTAAATGACCCCTCCTTCAGAAATGATCTTgtaaattcatattttgataattatcATTGCTGTTACCCATTTATAAAGAAGACTTCTTTCTTAAAAGAGTATGgattttccaaatcaaaCTCAGCTGCAAATCCAAATGGGCCAAGTTCCATTAAAGATATCTCATTTCAGGTTTTACTTAATACGGTACTTGCTATTGGAGCATTATGTAAGTTTGGAGAGCCatctattattgatttgttatattataaaagaGTCAAATCAACATTACAGGAAATTAATATCATGGAATGTGGTAGTTACCAACTACTAAATGCATTTGTTTTACTAGGTAATTATGTAcaaaaaagaaacaaaCCCAATACTGGCTGGAACTACCAAGGATTGAGCTTGAGGATGGCTATTAGTTTCGGACTTCATAAGGAGGtgaatataattgaaaactCTAATAATCAAGGTTCTCATTTTTTGGAAACTcgagaaagaagaagaaggttaTGGTGGggattatttttctttgatgtTGGGCTTACTATAACCTTTGGACGACCTTTGCATTTACCCCTTCTAGAGTCCATTGATATAAAATATCCATTGAATGTTGAAGATGTAGAAATTGAAACTCTAAGAGAAGATTCTAACGCATATACACTCATTAAGCCATATCCTACAATCTATGCTGGACTACAACAAGAAGCTAGactttcaagaatttcCTATAAGATCTACAGTTATATCACCAAAGTTTCTGGTattaatgttgaaaatcCTAAGACAAAAATGTCAGGACTAATCGAGTTGAATAATCTAATCATCGGATTTGCAAAATCATTACCTCAATATTTCAAGGAAGATGACATGGTGGTGACTAAATGTCTAAAAGAAGTTTGTCCTCAAACTTGgttcaaaattaatttggaTGGTACTTTAAGCATACCTAAGTGGTTTGATTTTACGCGAAGACGAATTATATGGcgatataaaaatattcagATATTAATGTTTAGAAGTTTCATTTGGGAATCAGGAAAgttttttgataaatatgacATGGAACTGAATGATTACTCGAACTTAGAATTGAACGGCTTATTGGATTTATGCATGAAGAATTGTTATCTGGCAGCAAAAGATACTATAAACTCTATCAACCACTACGTATCAAATTGCGAATtagatattttatcatcatgGTATGCAacatattttatttttcaagcTGTCTTAATACCAATACTATTACTCTATAAGAAATGTCCAAAAGGGatagataatgatttcaagTTATGGTTAGATGATATTGAACAGACCAGGAATACATTAATCAGCTTGCAAGGTTTTAATAGCCTGGCtaagaatttgattgaaaCTGTTAATTTTTTAGCTCAGCCTATTCTAGAGAActtgaatgaaattaatgagaATACCAACTATgataacaataaaattgtATCTGAAGGGGAGAATGGCAAAGAAggttttgatttttctgATCTTCCCTCTGCGACCATAAATTTATTCTCTAATGTTGGGGTTGATTTTAGTCATTCAGGTATTGATTCAAACATACTACCTATGGGTGATGAGATATATGATCAGTTTATgtcagaagaagatatatcTAATGATAGTCAACTTCGTGGTGAACTTTTGTCATCAGAAGAAGCTGTTATTAACAACTTTTTacaacaagaattatttccGAATGAtccaatatttgaaaatagcCAAAAACACCAGCAGTCCCGGGATTCTGTGCACTTTGATAATTAA
- a CDS encoding DEHA2A14300p (similar to uniprot|P49374 Kluyveromyces lactis KLLA0A11110g HGT1 High-affinity glucose transporter), which translates to MFNKIRFGFCSLNKELDKFHTTYNIYVIAMITTISGMMFGFDVSSISAFISEPSYRRFFNYPNSTTQGAITASMSAGSFLGAILSSFVSERIGRRTSLLFCAMFWVLGSIIQSSCRNLGQLIAGRIISGVGVGIGSAITPIYCSEVSPAPSRGVIGGLFQLAITFGILIMFYIGYGCTFINGQASFRLAWALQMIPGLVLFAGVFILPESPRWLANNSKWEQAEEVIRRINEKDKTGRYLIELEELKESITIHKLSKDIGYLDLFRKKNYKSSIVGISAQIWNQLTGMNVMMYYIVYIFEMVGYTGNTVLVSSSIQYVINFGVTLIALPLSDYVGRRRLMLIGGVLMMAWLFAVGGLFAAYSEKVENVTSDATVVVTIPEEHRNIGKAIVACSYLFVATFASTWAVCSWCYFSEVLPTRTRSKAGSLAVASDWAINFAIALFTSSAFRNITWKTYFVFGTFCGAMTVHTFLSYPETRMKTLEEIDMTFQNCIPPWRSAGVTIQSLDGYLSDSKENNVTHVEQVESNSISK; encoded by the coding sequence atgttCAATAAAATCAGATTTGGTTTCTGCAGCTTAAACAAGGAGCTTGATAAGTTTCATACGacatataatatatatgttATTGCTATGATTACAACAATCTCAGGTATGATGTTTGGATTTGATGTCTCTTCAATCTCTGCATTTATATCTGAACCATCCTACAGGCGGTTCTTCAATTATCCAAACTCTACGACACAGGGTGCAATTACTGCATCCATGTCTGCAGGGAGCTTCTTGGGTGcaatattatcatcttTTGTATCAGAAAGAATTGGGAGAAGAACCTCATTGCTTTTTTGTGCCATGTTCTGGGTTTTAGGTTCCATAATCCAATCATCATGCAGAAACCTTGGTCAATTAATCGCAGGTCGCATAATATCCGGGGTAGGTGTTGGTATTGGATCCGCAATAACCCCAATATATTGTTCAGAAGTATCTCCTGCCCCTTCTAGAGGTGTTATTGGAggtttatttcaattagcTATCACATTTGggatattgataatgtttTACATAGGATATGGTTGTACATTTATTAACGGTCAGGCGTCTTTCAGATTAGCTTGGGCGCTACAAATGATTCCCGGTTTGGTTTTGTTTGCTGGTGTATTCATTTTACCTGAGTCACCACGCTGGTTAGCAAACAATAGTAAGTGGGAGCAAGCAGAAGAAGTGATTCGAAGAATTAACGAAAAAGACAAAACAGGAAgatatttgattgaattagAGGAGTTGAAGGAAAGTATCACAATTcataaattatcaaaagataTAGGGTACCTAGATCTTTTCAGGAAAAAGAACTATAAAAGTAGTATTGTTGGTATTTCGGCTCAAATCTGGAATCAGCTTACCGGAATGAACGTGATGATGTATTATATAGTCTATATCTTTGAAATGGTGGGATATACTGGAAATACAGTTTTAGTTAGTTCAAGTATCCAATATGTTATCAATTTTGGCGTGACTTTAATAGCTTTGCCTTTATCTGATTATgttggaagaagaagactaATGCTAATCGGTGGTGTACTAATGATGGCATGGCTATTTGCTGTTGGTGGACTCTTTGCAGCCTATTCTGAAAAGGTAGAAAACGTCACCAGTGACGCAACCGTGGTTGTTACTATCCCCGAAGAACATcgaaatattggaaaagcCATTGTTGCTTGCTCTTATTTATTCGTTGCCACCTTCGCTAGTACGTGGGCAGTATGTTCATGGTGTTATTTTTCTGAAGTGCTCCCAACTAGGACAAGATCAAAAGCAGGACTGTTAGCAGTTGCAAGTGACTGGGCAATAAATTTTGCCATAGCTCTTTTTACTTCTTCAGCatttagaaatattacTTGGAAAACTTACTTTGTTTTTGGAACATTCTGCGGCGCTATGACCGTTCATACCTTCCTTTCATACCCTGAAACTCGTATGAAAACGctagaagaaattgatatgACTTTCCAAAATTGTATCCCACCATGGAGGTCCGCGGGAGTTACTATTCAAAGTCTTGACGGTTATTTAAGTGATTCTAAGGAAAATAACGTAACGCATGTCGAACAAGTGGAATCAAATAGCATAAGTAAGTAG
- a CDS encoding DEHA2A14322p (similar to uniprot|P87218 Candida albicans SOU2 or uniprot|P87219 Candida albicans SOU1 Sorbitol utilization protein) produces MSESIKSIIEPKFDNLPTQIPEISSNVFKLFSLSGKVASITGSSAGIGLAVAESYAQAGANIAIWYNSTPADDIAERLSKTYNITAKAYKCAVDNFEEVEKTVNQIVKDFGTIDIFVANAGVGWKSCPVSESSLDAYHNVMKVNLDGVYYAAKCIGPIFEKNGKGSFIITASQAGHIVTVPIAQAAYNASKAALIQLGKSLAIEWVRFARVNTISPGYILTEIAKHVPFDVKSKWWPLIPMGREGSPQELVGAFLYFASDASTFTTGADLIIDGGYTVP; encoded by the coding sequence ATGTCTGAATCTATTAAAAGCATAATTGAACCAAAATTTGACAATCTTCCTACACAAATACCAGAGATATCTTCTaatgttttcaaattgttttCATTAAGCGGAAAAGTTGCATCTATTACTGGATCTTCTGCAGGTATTGGATTAGCGGTGGCAGAGTCGTACGCTCAAGCTGGTGCTAATATAGCCATTTGGTACAACTCCACACCCGCAGATGATATCGCAGAAAGGTTATCTAAAACTTACAATATCACTGCTAAAGCTTATAAATGtgctgttgataattttgaagaagtaGAAAAGACTGTAAATCAAATAGTGAAGGATTTTGGAacaattgatatattcGTTGCTAATGCTGGGGTTGGCTGGAAATCCTGCCCAGTAAGCGAGTCTTCATTAGATGCCTACCACAATGTGATGAAAGTTAACTTAGACGGCGTTTACTATGCAGCCAAATGTATAGGACCAATTTTCGAAAAGAATGGGAAAGGATCATTTATAATTACTGCTTCCCAAGCTGGACATATAGTCACAGTTCCTATTGCTCAAGCTGCCTATAATGCAAGTAAAGCAGCTCTTATCCAATTGGGAAAATCACTAGCAATTGAGTGGGTTAGATTTGCAAGAGTTAATACTATATCACCAGGTTATATTTTGACCGAGATTGCGAAACATGTTCCCTTTGATGTGAAGTCAAAATGGTGGCCTTTAATTCCAATGGGGAGAGAGGGCTCGCCACAAGAATTAGTCGGAGcatttttgtattttgCATCTGACGCATCTACATTCACTACTGGTGCAGACTTAATAATCGATGGCGGATATACAGTCCCATAA
- a CDS encoding DEHA2A14344p (highly similar to CA3677|CaSOU3 Candida albicans CaSOU3) has product MTLADSQYKSLIKPDIEENHVPTIPPESTSRNILDKFSLKNKVSVITGAAGDIGGAIAEGFAQAGSDIVILDYKFNPGISERLSKTYGIKSKSYQVDVSKCEEVKATIKQIEEDFGTIDVFIANAGIAWNRGSILNQDSTPEEWARVYEVDVHGVFYCAKYAGEIFKKNGKGSFIITASISAHIVNVPNYQTCYNSAKAAVLHMGKCLAVEFAGFARVNTVSPGYTNTSLSDPVPTHERAKWWGLTPLGREALPEELVGAYLYLASDASSFTTGTDIRVDGGYCAI; this is encoded by the coding sequence ATGACTCTAGCAGATCTGCAATACAAGTCACTAATCAAGCCCgacattgaagaaaatcatGTTCCTACTATACCACCGGAATCGACCTCAAGAAACATATTAGATaagttttctttgaaaaacAAGGTATCCGTTATTACTGGGGCAGCAGGGGATATAGGAGGTGCAATTGCCGAAGGTTTTGCACAAGCTGGAAGTGATATTGTAATTTTGGATTATAAGTTTAATCCTGGCATCAGCGAAAGATTATCTAAAACATACGgtattaaatcaaaatcctATCAAGTTGATGTTTCGAAATGCGAAGAGGTCAAGGCTACAATCAAGcagattgaagaagatttcgGCACCATTGACGTTTTCATTGCCAATGCGGGTATCGCTTGGAATAGAGGTTCAATTCTAAACCAGGATAGTACTCCAGAAGAATGGGCAAGAGTTTACGAAGTCGATGTTCATGGGGTTTTTTACTGTGCCAAATATGCTGGAGAGATTTTTAAAAAGAACGGGAAAGGATCATTCATCATCACTGCATCAATTTCGGCTCATATTGTAAATGTGCCCAACTACCAGACTTGTTATAATTCTGCCAAAGCTGCAGTTTTACATATGGGTAAGTGTTTAGCGGTAGAATTTGCAGGCTTCGCAAGAGTCAACACTGTTTCTCCTGGGTATACAAATACATCATTATCTGACCCAGTTCCCACCCATGAAAGGGCCAAATGGTGGGGATTAACTCCACTAGGTAGAGAAGCACTTCCCGAAGAATTGGTTGGGGCTTACTTATACCTAGCAAGCGATGCTTCTTCCTTTACTACCGGAACTGATATTCGAGTAGATGGGGGATATTGCGCTATCTAG
- a CDS encoding DEHA2A14366p (similar to CA1678|IPF5185 Candida albicans IPF5185) → MVRLSISSLAIFSSLLTAKAAAKDVLCLVNDSPVATVDLDTGVCPFQLPAELVAFFDYASSEDYNVQFYYAIANSVRYFTDIVHAGTEISIPANQIYGTDGSPVFQVHVENTPASNSTAAIKRRMLEQVEVIKRDEASDFAESLKSVDGTLVNSALFRVVDAPSGSSSIVSGTPTGTVPVSSGVNTVPTGDVTETLESTKVITVTHCSDNKCSATTVPATPTVTTYTVDGTVTSYTTYCPLTDAADVTETVESTKIITVTQCSDNKCSESTVAATPTLTTETIEGTVTAYTTYCPVSEDSGVTETVESTKVITVTQCSDNKCSESTVAATPTLTTETIEGTVTAYTTYCPVSEDSGVTETVESTKVITVTQCSDNKCSESTVAATPTLTTETIEGTVTAYTTYCPVSENVSAPGTAAPGTEAPEATSSSPAGTAAPGTEAPEATSTSPAGTAAPGTEAPESTSPAGSAAGTNSPTVAAPSTAASSVAAISTYEASAVTQGSSLLALLLVSLVHFF, encoded by the coding sequence ATGGTTAGATTATCTATCAGTTCGCTCGCTATTTTTAGTTCTTTATTAACTGCAAAGGCAGCTGCAAAAGATGTCCTTTGTTTAGTTAATGACAGCCCAGTTGCAACCGTCGATTTAGATACTGGAGTTTGTCCATTTCAACTCCCAGCTGAATTAGTTGCTTTTTTCGACTATGCTAGTTCAGAAGACTACAACGTTCAATTCTACTATGCTATTGCTAATAGTGTAAGATATTTTACTGATATTGTCCATGCTGGTACTGAAATTAGTATTCCAGCTAACCAAATTTACGGCACTGACGGTTCTCCAGTTTTCCAAGTTCACGTCGAAAACACCCCAGCCTCTAATTCTACTGCTGCtatcaaaagaagaatgttAGAACAAGTTGAAGTTATCAAGAGAGATGAAGCTTCTGACTTTGCTGAATCTTTAAAATCTGTTGATGGTACTTTAGTTAACTCTGCTCTTTTCAGGGTTGTTGATGCTCCTAGCGGATCATCTTCTATTGTCTCTGGTACTCCTACTGGTACCGTTCCTGTTTCTTCTGGTGTTAACACCGTTCCAACCGGTGATGTTACCGAAACATTGGAATCTACTAAGGTTATCACTGTTACCCACTGTTCTGATAACAAATGTTCGGCTACTACCGTACCAGCAACCCCAACAGTCACCACATACACCGTTGATGGTACCGTTACCTCGTACACAACTTACTGTCCACTCACTGACGCTGCAGACGTTACTGAAACTGTTGAATCTACTAAGATCATTACTGTCACTCAATGCTCCGACAACAAGTGTTCTGAATCCACTGTTGCAGCTACCCCAACTCTTACTACTGAAACTATTGAAGGTACTGTTACTGCTTACACCACATACTGTCCAGTCTCTGAAGATTCTGGTGTCACTGAAACTGTTGAATCTACCAAGGTTATTACTGTCACTCAATGCTCCGACAACAAGTGTTCTGAATCCACTGTTGCAGCTACCCCAACTCTTACTACTGAAACTATTGAAGGTACTGTTACTGCTTACACCACATACTGTCCAGTCTCTGAAGATTCTGGTGTCACTGAAACTGTTGAATCTACCAAGGTTATTACTGTCACTCAATGCTCCGACAACAAGTGTTCTGAATCCACTGTTGCAGCTACCCCAACTCTTACTACTGAAACTATTGAAGGTACTGTTACTGCTTACACCACATACTGCCCGGTTTCTGAAAATGTCTCCGCCCCAGGTACTGCTGCTCCAGGTACTGAAGCCCCAGAAGCTACTTCTAGTTCTCCAGCCGGTACTGCTGCTCCAGGTACTGAAGCCCCAGAAGCTACTTCTACTTCTCCAGCAGGTACTGCTGCTCCAGGCACCGAAGCTCCAGAAAGTACCTCTCCAGCCGGCTCTGCTGCCGGTACTAACTCTCCAACAGTCGCTGCTCCTTCTACTGCTGCTTCTTCTGTTGCTGCCATTTCCACCTACGAAGCTTCTGCTGTCACTCAAGGTAGCTCCTTGTTAGCCTTACTTTTAGTCTCGTTGGTTCACTTTTTCTAA
- a CDS encoding DEHA2A14388p (similar to CA1678|IPF5185 Candida albicans IPF5185): MVKLSIGSLAIFTSLLAAKAVAKDVVCLVNDTPVATVDLDTGVCPFQLPAELSAFFNFNASDDYDIQFYYAIANSARYFTDIVNAGTEIEIPANQIYGTDGAPVYRVHAEDSPSSNSTEAIRKRMMNQVDVIKRDEASDFAESLKENDGTLVNSAVFKVVDIEEGSSSSAGPTETETFESTKIITITSCSDDKCTPTTVPGTPTVTTCTTDGHVTTFTTYCPITTETNTHTDVVTITHCSDDKCSETTVPGVPIVTTCTTDGTVSTLTTYCPIITVTHCKDDKCSETTVPGTPTLTTETIGGKVTEYTTYCPVSEVPGTEAPGTQAPGTQAPGTEAPGTQAPGTQAPGTQAPGTQAPGTQAPGTQAPGTQAPGTQAPGTQAPAPTPGTQAPGTQAPAPAPTTVAGETNTPPTDVAGETNTPTVAAPSVAPTSASVSTYEGSAITQGTSLFALLLVSLIHFF; the protein is encoded by the coding sequence ATGGTCAAATTATCTATTGGTTCACTCGCTATTTTCACATCGTTATTAGCTGCTAAAGCAGTTGCAAAGGACGTTGTTTGTTTGGTCAATGACACCCCAGTTGCAACCGTCGATTTAGATACAGGTGTTTGTCCATTCCAGCTCCCAGCTGAATTACTGgcattcttcaattttaatgCTTCTGATGATTACGACATCCAATTCTACTACGCTATTGCTAACAGCGCAAGGTATTTCACCGATATTGTTAATGCAGGTACTGAAATTGAGATTCCTGCTAACCAAATCTATGGTACCGATGGTGCCCCAGTATACAGAGTGCACGCCGAAGATTCTCCATCGTCTAACTCTACTGAAGCTATCAGAAAGAGAATGATGAACCAAGTTGATGTCATCAAGAGAGATGAAGCATCCGACTTCGCTGAATCATTAAAGGAAAATGACGGTACCTTGGTCAACTCGGCCGTTTTTAAGGTTGTTGACATTGAAGAAGGATCATCTTCGTCTGCTGGTCCAACTGAAACTGAAACATTCGAATCTACGAAgattattactattacCAGTTGCTCTGACGACAAATGTACTCCTACTACTGTTCCAGGTACCCCAACTGTAACCACTTGTACTACTGATGGTCATGTTACAACCTTCACCACATACTGTCCAATTACTACTGAAACGAATACTCACACTGATGTTGTTACTATTACTCATTGTTCTGATGATAAGTGTTCTGAAACTACTGTTCCAGGTGTCCCAATTGTCACAACTTGTACTACTGATGGTACTGTTTCTACCTTGACTACCTACTGTCCAATTATTACTGTTACCCACTGTAAGGACGACAAGTGTTCTGAAACTACTGTTCCAGGTACACCAACTCTTACCACTGAAACCATTGGTGGTAAGGTTACTGAATATACTACTTACTGTCCAGTATCCGAGGTTCCGGGTACTGAAGCTCCAGGCACCCAAGCTCCAGGCACTCAAGCTCCAGGCACTGAAGCTCCAGGCACCCAAGCTCCAGGCACTCAAGCTCCAGGCACCCAAGCTCCAGGCACTCAAGCTCCAGGCACTCAAGCTCCAGGCACTCAAGCTCCAGGCACTCAAGCTCCAGGCACTCAAGCTCCAGGCACTCAAGCCCCTGCACCAACCCCAGGCACCCAAGCTCCAGGCACCCAAGCTCCAGCTCCAGCTCCAACTACTGTTGCCGGTGAAACTAACACACCACCTACTGATGTTGCTGGTGAAACTAACACCCCAACTGTTGCTGCTCCTTCTGTTGCTCCAACTAGTGCTTCAGTTTCTACTTATGAAGGTTCCGCCATCACTCAAGGcacttcattatttgccTTACTTTTGGTTTCTTTGATCCACTTTTTCTAA